The genomic interval AAAAATATTAGCAAGGTAGAAAAGGCAAGTATCAAATACACTAAGAAGAAGTAACATTGTCCCTTAGCCAAGCATGTAGCGGCATCATATCTTTAAAAAAACCATATGTATAGTTTAGAAAATCCTTAGAAGTAGCTTCTTTTGGAATTGGTCCTTCGAGGTAAAAATATAGGCCGTTATGCAAAAGCAAGTCTGCATTTGGATTCTCAGGATCATAGCCCCTAGGTACTCTTTTATAATGCGAACCCCCAAGGGTATATTCAGAATTCTTTGCAATCTTCTTTAGTATTTTGGAGACCTGCGCGCCTTTTTTAGGATCACTAACACTATCTCGGTATGACTTTGTTAGCTCTGAAGGTAAGGAATATAACCCTCCGGCAATTAAAAGCTTAGATTTATCAAATTGAATATAAAATCCCGGATTACCCAGCTTTTTAAGGGGCCCCTCCCAAAGAAAAATACCTAAATGTGTTTTATAAGGAGTTTTATCCTTGCTGAATCTAACGTCTCGATAAATTCTAAATATGGATTTATCCACTTTTGGTGTCGCAACAATTTTTGGACACATTGGTTTTAAGAGCTCGCCCATCTCCATTATATAGTCCTGGGCAGGCTCCATTACATTTTTTTCAAAAACCTCCCTGTTTGCTTCAAACCACTCTCTTTTGTTATTATTTTCAAGGTCCTTAAAGAACTTGAAAGTGTCTTTAGTAAACCCGTTAAAATTTGTATTGTTAGTCATAAAATGATCTCCTCATATAAAGTGAAGCTATAACTCTTTACCAAGGTTAAAGGTTTTAAGTGGAGTATAAATTGATCCTTTTGGATTGAGCTCACTCTCAATTGCTGTGATTCTGTTCAATTCAAAGTGAGTTTGTATAATATCTTTACAAGAATCAATCCTAATTTTATTCTTTACCCGTCCAATAGTAATATGGGGTGTAAATTTTCGTTCCTCTATCTCAAATCCAAGCTCGGAAAGCTCCTTAGTCAGTTTGCTGTGAAAGATAGAGAGATGTTTATTCTCAGACAAACCTATATATAAGACTCTAGGGTTTCTAAGATTGGGAAATGCTCCAAAATTTGTGAGATGAAGCTGAAAGGGATCATGATCATCTATAAGATTATCAAGCATAGTGGTAATTTGTTCTAATTTGCCCTCTTGTATTTTTCCAAGGAAGTTCAGAGTCAAATGCAGTTTTTCTGGTTTCTCCCACTTAACCCCTTTTATATCTGCTTTGATAGAATTAATATGGGAAGTTATTTGATCGCGGATACTTTCCGGCAATAATGCGGCGATAAAAATCCTCATTTATTTATCACCTAAGATTGGGCCAATGCTTACTTACACCAGGTGGGGAAACGCTTGCCCCCGCCTTGACTTAGGCGCACTTGGTTCTCGCCATTAGCGTACATGAGATATATGTCCCTAGCGCCCTGCTTAGTTGATGTAAAGGCAATGTAGTAACCATCTGGAGACCAAGACGGGTTTTCGTTTCTTCCGCCGCTTAAGGTAAGTCTGCTCTGTCCGCCTCCACTTGGGTCTATGGTGTATATATTTGTTCCACCGTCTACCTTTACAAAAGCAATCTTATTTACCTCTGGATTGGGAGACCAAGAGGGGTCTGTGTTATACCCGCTAGAGGTAATTCTTCTGGCTGCACCGCCGTTTGAACTCATAACATAAATATTAGGATTTCCGCTTCTATCGGATACAAATGCTATCCGGCTGCCGTCTGGGGACCAAGTTGGGGATATATCAATAGAGCCAGAGCGGGTTAGGTTTTTCGCGCCGCCTTTAAGATTTGATACATATATGTCACCATTTGAGCTAAATGCAAACTGATTTCCGCTAGGTGACCACTCAGGGCTCTGCTCAAGTTTAAATGCCTTTGTAAGCCTCTTCTCTCCTTGCCCTAGGGTGTAGAGATAAAGATCCTGATCCCAAACATTATCGGAATTAAATAGGATCTGCCTTCCATTAGGTGAGCAGTCTGGAGACATCACAAGTGCGTTGTGCTTAGTAAGCTGTTGTTTATTGGCCCCGTCATAATCCATGATGAAAAGA from Thermodesulfobacteriota bacterium carries:
- a CDS encoding DUF2461 domain-containing protein; its protein translation is MTNNTNFNGFTKDTFKFFKDLENNNKREWFEANREVFEKNVMEPAQDYIMEMGELLKPMCPKIVATPKVDKSIFRIYRDVRFSKDKTPYKTHLGIFLWEGPLKKLGNPGFYIQFDKSKLLIAGGLYSLPSELTKSYRDSVSDPKKGAQVSKILKKIAKNSEYTLGGSHYKRVPRGYDPENPNADLLLHNGLYFYLEGPIPKEATSKDFLNYTYGFFKDMMPLHAWLRDNVTSS
- the thpR gene encoding RNA 2',3'-cyclic phosphodiesterase — translated: MRIFIAALLPESIRDQITSHINSIKADIKGVKWEKPEKLHLTLNFLGKIQEGKLEQITTMLDNLIDDHDPFQLHLTNFGAFPNLRNPRVLYIGLSENKHLSIFHSKLTKELSELGFEIEERKFTPHITIGRVKNKIRIDSCKDIIQTHFELNRITAIESELNPKGSIYTPLKTFNLGKEL
- a CDS encoding DPP IV N-terminal domain-containing protein codes for the protein MAIRLLILTFAIFLGFSTVSYSQIKLPDVTGPIIQRIPVYVPELTSLGAPNAKGKEFADVVRNDLKNAALFDVSRGGALGGDLNNINFQSIFDNGSDYLIAGQYQTEGNRIKFAVQLYNVKEERPILGRTYVATPGKVREAAHKFADLAMKQMTGKQGFFTSKIAFVLGSKRNRNLFIMDYDGANKQQLTKHNALVMSPDCSPNGRQILFNSDNVWDQDLYLYTLGQGEKRLTKAFKLEQSPEWSPSGNQFAFSSNGDIYVSNLKGGAKNLTRSGSIDISPTWSPDGSRIAFVSDRSGNPNIYVMSSNGGAARRITSSGYNTDPSWSPNPEVNKIAFVKVDGGTNIYTIDPSGGGQSRLTLSGGRNENPSWSPDGYYIAFTSTKQGARDIYLMYANGENQVRLSQGGGKRFPTWCK